The following DNA comes from Pomacea canaliculata isolate SZHN2017 linkage group LG10, ASM307304v1, whole genome shotgun sequence.
catttctcgtctcgggcccgctgttctttctctgcacgtggcatctgtttacagggctggctggttgccgtaatatagccttagttgatgacacggcgtaaaacaccccccaccccccaccccccaccccacccccgaGGTAAAGACAGCTCTTTCAGAATGTTGCTactatttgtgtatatgtactCAGATTGTAACTTATAACTGGCAACAGAGGCAActgttgtgtttacatgtgtgtgtgggagagagagagaggcgggaGTAGGAATGATGGTGAATAATGCAAGTGTGCATGCTCTAACATAAAGGGAGAACTATGCTGAAAGTTTTCCCTCAAATGctcaatttatttatattgtaattATTAACTCAATGTGAATGAATTGAGCTATAGCTATGAAAACTTTCACATCTGTGGGTgcaaactgtataggaagagcAAATAATAACAGTGGCATATTAACTGTACATACTGATAGAAGCTGACTACAGCACAAATAACTTAGTAAATTATTTGTCCCATTTTTACTAAAGTGTGCACTAAAACTGTGTTGTATTGTCTTGGTCATAATGTAAGTGGCAAAAGGTTTGCTTAGtgcaacaaagtttttttctcttaaaaactTTTGTGATAATGCATTCTTTGATATTACATTGAGCTTGAACTCCTAGTGTTGGTGGTTGCTTATATATTTGGAAATTCAGTTccttataaaatattgtttataaaggGTTGTTTAAACAGGGTTTTTAAGTGAAGTTGTGAGCCTCACCAGTTGGGGTTGTCTGCAGCTTTGGAGGCATGACATTAAAGGTTGCCTTTGTAAATACGAGCTCCATGGTTACCTAAGAAGATTTTACTTTAGTAAttgtaattataaatatgtGATGTACTTTGTTGTTGGggataataaaatgtatatttttgttgcaaTCTCACTTctccaaaaatatttgtttttcagttatttaGTAAATTTACAGTTCTGTGTtatctttcaataaaaaataaaaatgcaaaatgtttttcttgtttttatttctttacgttttgtgatctctctctcttcccccctccccacacccacCTAAAAATATACGCCCACCTGTCTAAGATCAAAACGTTTGTGAAATGGCGCAGCGCGGTCTGCCTCTGCACGAGAGTTGACTGCTTTCCTATAATTTTTCTGGTTTCCGGAAACCGCATTCTGCAACAGACGTCAGTAGCGCTACAAAATCACCCCTGATGTCATATTTTTACCCCAAAAAGGACGTCGTTTGAACATAATGGACTAGCCGTAGTCTTTCTGGAGATTGTAAGTGGACGTCATCTTCTTCATCAGCATTATCGACTTCCCTTCAGATACTCTGCTGAATCACTTGTTTCCTCACCCttctttcagttattttatCAAAGGTGTATACCTGCAGAACTGTTACAGTTGTCCACGACAGCGCCGGCAGGAGGAGATTACTTCAGGACAAGAGTTAGTATTAACGCCCTTGCCCACTACTTATTCTCTGGCATTTACAGTGAGTTCTGAGAATTGCCTTGGACTGTGCTAACCATCTCAAGGATGTGTGCAGGTGAATGCTGCCATCTTTCCAATAACTTTTCACCTGTTCACTTATTGCTTATTGTTTTGTGGCGCATATATGTTTTTTGATCTGCAAAGTGCACATGCGAGAAAGAGGCTGTGACTAGCACTGGACGAGGGAGTGGCTAACCCTGTGTTTTGTCGCTGTAATTGTTTGGTTGTTATCATCTCCCAGGGACTCGCGTGTTTGTGCCTTGAGTCTCTTATAACGTGCGATCGtttccagttttctttctgctttaaCCCTGTCATCGTCGTCAGCTTATTTCGATGCTCTGCCATTTGCAAATCGATCAGTCTTCAATTTTAGATCTTAGATCTCCTTCACTGAGCACATCTTTACTAGATATATAGGATTGTATGAATACTCGAACTGTATGTTAACTGAAAATCTACCCATGTCAGTGACCAAGTGTATTTTGTCTTGAATATCGGCAGTTACTAGGTGGAAATGTTCAATACAGAAAAACAAGTGCCAGGGTGTTCATTGTAGTGCACACGGAGACCTACAAATTCATGAAGTGTAGCGGTGTCGTGCGGTTATGCTGGTTTATTTACATTCAGTGCAAGGAAAAAAACGATTGGAAGTGTTATACTGACCATATCGTATAATAGCAATTTGAGTAGATCGATTTTAGTATTTAGTATGTTATGTACAGGTTAAAGAGTCTCTTGGCCAACGGGCTTTAGGAGCAGTGGACGTAAGTGGTCCAACGTGCTGCGGCGAAGCCCGACTGACCCATCCCTCTTTCCTCTTTCTGCCGCCTTTACCACCCCTGATATACTTACCACCTATTACTACTAATTAAGCAGCTACAGGCATCGAGTCAGTGACCTGGTCTACAGTAGAGCACACAAATCGCCAGCTGTTCAGTAGAAGACCAAAACTGGAGTCCATAAACTTTGtccacaataataaacaacttGCCAGTCAAATCAgtaaaagacaaaacagaaactgAAGTCCAGTTTgtgagattaataataatagaatttacAATGCACATATCCGTGTGTGGAGGCAAGCTCAATACGACTTGCACACAGAATATAATCAGTAGTTTAAAGTACAACAAAGCTCATAAGTAAAAACTTATACAACACAGCTGGCTAGCATTTGAGGCCTTGAggagttttttaattgttgggctaggttttttttctgaacgcAGTCGACTTGCTCCTTAAGATTGGTGACTTAAGACTCGCTTTAAGGACCTAGCATGCACAGCAAGCAAGAATCGTTTTTGGAAGTtcagcctgaaaaaaaatacGGGCTTAATGTCAAATCCATTGTAAGATCCCACATGGAAACGGCCCAGAATATAGGTCTTAATGATAGATCAAGGTCAAGAATGTAAGGCTGATGAGAAAAATTTGCTAGTTACACAAGGTAAATAGGTAAGTTCTGAGGTCGAACCTATAAGCTTCAAACGTAGGTGGACAACAGGTACGAGGAATGTACAATTTCATTGCTAGGAGGGTGCGCgctcgcgcgcgtgtgtgtcttGTGACTCTACCGTTCTTCTTTCAGCTATTACTCGCGACGCGGATTGACTGAGGGGAGTTATTACCCTGTTTCCATCGGGCATCTTTTGATAATATGCTGTTTCACATCACCGGTGGCATGATGGTGGCAACCGTCCTAGCGGAGGTGCTGTCAATCTTCTGGTCCAGTCGCACAGTCAACGTGTGGCCTTTCAATGAGTACAACATGCCGGAACGTTTCCTGAAATCTGCCCTCATCAGCAACTTCGTGCTCGTCGTTGCACTTAAATACGCCCTGTGGTAAGTTTATGGTCAGTAGGTCAAGCTGTCTCGTGCTGGTAGGTTTCTGGCGCAACAACGTCATAAggttggggatggggatgagggaGTGACAGATGTGGAGATTCCACTTACATAACGGAGTAGAGACAAGTAACTGACGCTGATTGACTTAAAGCagtaatgtatatttttataccccgcctctctctctctcgcacgtatgcatacatgcacgcacacttGTATGCTCATATAGATACATAGCAGGCTCGGAATGGTGAGAGAAAAtcttaaagaccagcctgaatggtttgcggttttttttgCGGGTATCGGTTGATATATGCGATATACACCTAACcggtaaatttcagcctccaaaaacAATCggttaattaattattcgctacgattcgcacctgcgttcaacgagcgccgctaatAGTACTAGGTCACACTAGTGCACCGTTCACAACACTaaacaaagagagaatgagcgacagtttggGTTATTCATACGTTGGAACTTggaagtctgcatttctcatgctAAAATAggagtttttcagaaccacgagaaatgtaGACTGCCGAGTCCTTAGCAACATCCATAAACAAATCCATCAACAATCGTGACGTCTGTATCGTTTATTTCTTtcgtgcatggtgatgtttctTAACGTGTAcctcaagaacaaaaataatggcGTGTTTCTTCAGATCTGGGGAAACGATATTTTGCATCAAGCTTTACCCATTTAGGAAACAattttgcacacatacacacagtagTTTGATCATCATCTGCATATCTCTTGCTTGTCCGACAGGAGCCAGTGGATGACGAGCAGTTGGTTTGACCTCATCATCTTGACCATCTGGCTGACCCTCGGGTATGCATGCCTGGAAGGGCCTCACCGAGTAACGGACAAGGATTCACTCATCAGGTTTTCAGCCAACGTCCTGCACAAGATGTCCGTCATCACTGTCATACTCGTCACCCTCTACGTATTAGGCGACCTTTCGGACGAATCCTTGGGCTTAGTCATGTGACATCGTGACTTTCAACTGTGATGCTAGATCAACCGATGccgcttaataataataatattattaacactaataatataaatattagcAGGTGCAAGCAAATCTTCATGGTTTGGCTTAGAAAGGCAGTGACTTCCCGCTCGCTGATCAGCTGTACTTTTCTCTCAGTATGTGTGTGATACATATCAAGAAGGCAAAATTGACCTTGTGTTGTGCTGGACTTGGATATTTTGCCGTGGCAGCCCTGGTCAAGTACAAATCGCATATCATTTCTAACCAAGAAAATTGACTGATGCATGTAACATGAGAAGTGGTGATGGGTGGTGCATTTGTCGATTGTCAAGCACCAACGATTGTCAACACTTTCCTTTGAGTTTGTGTTGGTAAACCGTAGATTACGTGAAATTCTGATTGCTTAGTTAAATAGctttaacagaaaaaagtaatactttattttatttttaacttacgGTTATAGTGTAGCTACTACTGAAAGCACAGATCtattgtgtgtatgtagatTCAGTAGAGTTTTGTGTAGAAAGTTAATTCCCGTGAACAGTACAGATTTATTACAATCgacatttttataataatactaTAAAGCTAACTTTAATAATACTGTAAAACTAGCGCCATATCCCGGCAGTGTGGGCTTGCTCGTGGCGCTTTACGAACAATGACATACACACATGGACGCATGTATGTACATCGCTGTTTCTGGCGGGGGAGGGGGTGCCATAAGCTTGCCTATAGGGCCAGGATATGATCACTatataagtttactttattatttttaatccacGCTGCAAATTCTCCAGTCCATTTATACGTCAAACAAAGCATATGTCCACTTaagattcattttatttatttctttttcgtgAACATGTTGCCCACTGCCAGTgcactttaaagaaatataaccTTCAGTTATAAGGCTGATTTTTATGACATACTTATTAAAGGTGTGAGAGTagacaattataaatatttaggtataaATATCCACAATAAACTCACCTGGAAAGTTAATGTTATGAGCGTCGTCAAGAAAATGCATAGCCGCCTTTACTGTATGTGAAATCTTGATCACTTAATATCCGC
Coding sequences within:
- the LOC112573885 gene encoding uncharacterized protein LOC112573885; this translates as MLFHITGGMMVATVLAEVLSIFWSSRTVNVWPFNEYNMPERFLKSALISNFVLVVALKYALWSQWMTSSWFDLIILTIWLTLGYACLEGPHRVTDKDSLIRFSANVLHKMSVITVILVTLYVLGDLSDESLGLVM